One part of the Musa acuminata AAA Group cultivar baxijiao chromosome BXJ1-5, Cavendish_Baxijiao_AAA, whole genome shotgun sequence genome encodes these proteins:
- the LOC135674398 gene encoding protein SRC2-like, translating to MAYRTLEITLISAKGLKDVNLFSKMAVYAVVCLSGDPRTRQSTPPDREGGCNPSWNSTFRLTVPTDANLARVHFLRILLRTERALGDRDVGDVRIPLTELISRAGDGPQPVQFVSYQVRRTTSGKPKGVLNFSYKLGERVAAPAAPAPSAAPPAGYPPSVTAYPASAAAPYPFPPSSKADEPVMAYPLGTSYGAAQPCPPPSVYHQPPPPPTYQQRPPYGYGYGYGYGYGAAQPPVAQPQRKNNFGMGLGAGLLGGALGGLLVGDMVSDAAAYDDGYDAGFDDAADFDF from the coding sequence ATGGCGTACCGGACGCTTGAGATCACCTTGATCTCCGCCAAGGGCCTCAAGGACGTCAACCTCTTCTCCAAGATGGCCGTCTACGCCGTCGTCTGCCTCTCCGGCGACCCTCGCACGCGGCAGAGCACGCCGCCCGACCGCGAGGGCGGTTGCAACCCTTCCTGGAACTCCACCTTTCGCCTTACCGTCCCCACGGACGCCAACCTCGCCCGTGTCCACTTCCTCCGGATCCTCCTCCGCACCGAGCGCGCCCTCGGCGACCGCGACGTCGGTGATGTCCGGATTCCCCTAACGGAGCTGATCTCCCGGGCCGGCGACGGCCCGCAGCCCGTGCAGTTCGTCAGCTACCAGGTCCGCAGGACGACCTCCGGCAAGCCCAAGGGCGTCCTCAACTTCTCCTACAAGCTCGGCGAGCGCGTCGCCGCGCCAGCGGCCCCCGCACCGTCTGCTGCCCCGCCCGCAGGCTACCCGCCCTCGGTCACGGCGTACCCCGCGTCGGCTGCTGCCCCGTACCCTTTTCCGCCCTCGTCAAAGGCGGATGAGCCCGTGATGGCGTACCCCTTGGGGACGAGCTACGGGGCGGCGCAGCCGTGCCCGCCGCCATCGGTCTACCAtcaaccgccgccgccgccgacctaCCAGCAACGGCCGCCGTATGGTTACGGGTACGGGTACGGGTACGGGTACGGGGCGGCGCAGCCTCCAGTGGCGCAGCCGCAGAGGAAGAACAATTTCGGGATGGGATTGGGTGCGGGGTTACTGGGCGGCGCGCTTGGCGGGCTTCTGGTCGGGGATATGGTATCTGATGCTGCGGCCTACGACGACGGGTACGACGCCGGATTCGACGATGCCGCCGACTTCGATTTTTAG